One segment of Cyprinus carpio isolate SPL01 chromosome B20, ASM1834038v1, whole genome shotgun sequence DNA contains the following:
- the LOC109112697 gene encoding glycoprotein integral membrane protein 1-like, with amino-acid sequence MACTWKIHLTVVYLSVLFVLANAQSKQTTTETVVLNVTAVSETNQTKYSVQINLNIGLLDNETFINGALLKPSGVTRMTCPALLLDGSNVSSSDLADGLVSSELRLMVNQSYVQSDAGEQLLLLVLSQEIIQLADEKVQQPDACEVEILWNQSSEEITQVTNIYPSSRSKLSAIPRESDILVTNASMRNTVEDQVLTTSHYLLKHAETTQEEIAAPGKLPETPLRMDPETLYESREEEERTSDSLLLESPLSGSMSSYSVACQWVKGLRDKLRRFWSDSIPLFFLIMWVVVVGVAGSAVIIKILDLLFPSCEHRGFFHLNPETLMPDDEKQRLMDNMEGETTEKSILIEK; translated from the exons ATGGCGTGTACATGGAAAATACATTTAACGGTTGTTTATTTAAGCGTCTTGTTTGTCCTGGCCAATGCACAGTCGAAACAAACAACCACG GAAACGGTTGTGTTAAACGTGACAGCGGTTAGTGAAACTAACCAGACTAAGTACAGTGTACAG ATAAATTTAAATATAGGTCTTTTGGACAATGAAACGTTTATTAATGGAGCTCTTCTCAAGCCTTCAGGAGTCACAAGGATGACATGTCCCGCTTTATTGT tGGATGGTTCTAATGTGAGCTCTAGTGATCTGGCGGATGGGTTGGTCAGCAGTGAGCTGAGGCTGATGGTGAATCAGTCATATGTTCAGAGTGATGCTGGAGAGCAGCTTCTGTTACTCGTCCTGAGTCAGGAGATAATCCAGCTGGCAGATGAAAAG GTCCAGCAGCCAGACGCCTGTGAGGTGGAGATCCTGTGGAACCAGAGCTCTGAGGAGATCACACAGGTGACCAATATTTACCCTTCATCAAGAAGCAAGCTCTCTGCCATCCCACGAGAGAGTGACATCTTGGTGACTAATGCATCCATGCGTAATACAG TTGAAGACCAAGTGCTTACCACCAGCCACTATCTACTCAAACATGCAGAGACCACTCAGGAGGAGATCGCAGCTCCGGGGAAACTTCCTGAAACACCCTTGCGGATGGACCCTGAAACTCTTTATGAGtccagagaggaagaggaaaggaCCTCAGATTCCTTGCTGCTCGAGTCTCCTCTGAGTGGGTCAATGTCCTCCTATAGT GTGGCCTGTCAGTGGGTCAAGGGGCTGAGAGATAAACTGAGGCGCTTCTGGTCTGATTCTATCCCACTCTTCTTCTTGATCATGTGGGTGGTGGTGGTTGGTGTTGCAGGTTCAGCTGTCATCATTAAGATCCTGGATCTTCTGTTCCCCTCCTGTGAACACAG GGGATTCTTTCATTTGAATCCAGAGACTCTGATGCCAGATGATGAAAAACAGAGGCTAATGGATAACATGGAGggagaaacaactgaaaaaagcatTTTGATAGAAAAGTGA